One genomic window of Branchiostoma floridae strain S238N-H82 chromosome 4, Bfl_VNyyK, whole genome shotgun sequence includes the following:
- the LOC118413539 gene encoding uncharacterized protein LOC118413539 isoform X1 (The sequence of the model RefSeq protein was modified relative to this genomic sequence to represent the inferred CDS: added 79 bases not found in genome assembly), which translates to MMEGCGYIGVGFDGRGDYNSRSRRKTVVQRNCKNRATYHDEDVPDNMNVHGIFDTDVSSYVFESREAYRHSLQMKAGMSFSGFGFQGAVESAYGKSTSNEKQSFMSLIQCNVVRYEIFLDEISPDTLSLPFLRDFLSLPKHFIEGKAQLQKFILRYGTHFIKSATFGGSFKLFKTQEASQTESLEDFSIQAQASYNSLFFNAGGHAGFGMSSGSSSSSKTSSTHVTIEGGDQEVASIVADFYSTGFKDTFTEWLKSIPTFPKPIEMFMGTMSELLNLNYRLLFPFDIGDAASGCFSENLRTEEGTGRKYYEVAKLVNKTHGVETVNEKRYCDFTSAERFEEAMDRKRLALERAIVIYMEEGPVPTTDFHLKGGKPGCTTQALKLRGGAAGTTYPTWLELINGDTYRIIFDLPESINYDLQKNTEAFLVFARNRWNCHAPGADVHLYDSYVNGGSGDTNNKKVSCFGFVMTYVESTGTFSVTPQDQEASKQELKNLPRNYANKDVARAEYISPLEHSQAKGGAMASIVEAPCTVKWSNSYQIKPAEEGGRCLYFFAASAGDIFVVFSAIPRDKTTWYHVQISFQGVALYKGMQLVKYEGAKKARSLGDPKLFQPYFICLEEDNEKMQTYIKYGIGSDTSEKGLVYMVYIDKSPPLGIRFYSFGTGENDLEIMDARVIEGGATGEMECSGGTVLEDGICVEDCHPECNGCIPRSPGSRLDTECRSCKHFSIPKGGGLIQCVAECPPDTIAAADGVTCICKDFVVVKDDGSNQCVSACPADKKVASDGKTCGSKWRDDSRCGPSFPAKGANPGQCDPGGPNPCCSSQGYCGSTEAHCTCEGCEDYRYQWLARDSSWVVDSSGTPWVSNGVTHDAAKALDGVAGTYWNPVGTDRHSARHIVLDLKEPHTLTRIALNNFGNTVHDIKAFKLQKSTLWSPFHWEDVVSVTDVKVGTDRRQEFGGFRATARYWRLLITRTSEGWQPRLRELNLYGISSPWNPSPAKWRDDFRCGPSIPTEGGNPAQCNPKGPTPCCSNGGWCGSTEAHCTCDGCKDYRYEWLARDSSWVVDSSGTPWVSNGVTHDAAKALDGVAGTYWNPVGTDRHSARHIVLDLKEPHTLTRIALNNYGNTVHDIKAFKLQKSTLWSPFHWEDVVSVTDVEVGTDRRQEFGGFKATARYWRLLITETSEGFQPRLRELNLLGVLSPRNPSPAKWRDDHRCGPSHPTEGGNPAQCNPGGPTPCCSNGGWCGSTAAHCTCHGCVNYG; encoded by the exons TCGTACAGAGAAACTGTAAGAACAGAGCGAC GTATCACGATGAGGATGTCCCGGACAACATGAACGTTCACGGCATCTTTGACACGGACGTCTCCTCCTACGTCTTCGAGTCAAGAGAGGCTTATCGCCATTCCCTTCAGATGAAGGCCGGGATGTCATTTTCTGGATTCGGCTTCCAG GGGGCCGTTGAATCAGCATATGGGAAATCGACATCAAACGAGAAACAGTCCTTCATGTCTCTTATTCAGTGTAACGTAGTAAG GTATGAAATCTTCCTGGATGAAATCTCGCCGGATACCCTGAGTCTGCCCTTCCTGCGGGATTTCTTGTCTCTTCCAAAACATTTCATTGAGGGGAAGGCACAACTTC AAAAGTTCATCTTGCGCTATGGAACTCATTTCATTAAGTCAGCAACGTTTGGCGGTTCCTTCAAGCTGTTCAAGACTCAAGAGGCCTCACAGACTGAAAGTCTCGAGGATTTCTCCATTCAAGCCCAGGCCTCTTataattctctttttttcaacGCCGGTGGTCACGCTGGATTTGGGATGTCCAGTGGATCCTC GTCGTCTTCCAAGACTTCCAGCACCCACGTGACAATTGAAGGAGGCGACCAGGAAGTTGCATCCATCGTAGCTGACTTCTACTCAACCGGGTTCAAAGACACCTTTACCGAGTGGCTGAAGTCCATCCCCACCTTCCCCAAACCCATCGAGATGTTCATGGGCACCATGTCGGAGCTGTTAAACTTGAACTACAGGCTTCTGTTCCCTTTTGACATTGGTGATGCTGCAAGCGGTTGCTTCAGTGAAAA TCTCAGGACCGAGGAGGGCACAGGAAGGAAGTATTATGAGGTCGCCAAGCTAGTGAACAAGACCCATGGAGTTGAGACTGTAAATGAGAAACG GTACTGTGACTTTACGTCTGCAGAGAGGTTCGAAGAAGCAATGGATAGGAAACGCCTCGCATTGGAAAGAGCAATTGTTATTTACATGGAAGAG GGCCCTGTCCCCACCACGGATTTCCACCTGAAAGGGGGCAAACCTGGATGTACGACACAAGCATTGAAACTGAGGGGGGGTGCTGCTGGAACTACCTACCCCACCTGGCTGGAACTCATCAATGGAGACACGTACAGG ATCATCTTTGATCTTCCTGAAAGCATCAACTACGACCTTCAAAAGAACACTGAGGCCTTCCTGGTTTTTGCACGAAACAG ATGGAATTGTCACGCCCCTGGGGCCGACGTACACCTGTACGACAGCTATGTTAATGGTGGGAGTGGCGACACCAACAACAAGAAG GTGTCCTGCTTTGGCTTTGTGATGACATATGTGGAATCAACTGGAACGTTTTCTGTCACACCTCAAGATCAGGAAGCTTCCAAGCAG GAATTGAAGAATTTGCCTCGCAACTATGCCAACAAGGATGTTGCCAGAGCTGAATATATCAGCCCGTTAGAGCACTCACAAGCAAAAGG AGGTGCTATGGCCAGTATAGTTGAAGCGCCCTGCACTGTGAAGTGGTCCAACTCGTACCAAATCAAGCCCGCGGAGGAGGGAGGAAGGTGTCTGTACTTCTTTGCGGCATCCGCAGGCGACatttttgtcgtattttctgccATTCCGAGGGATAAGACAACCTGGTACCATGTCCAGATCAGTTTCCAAGGTGTTGCGCTCTACAAG GGAATGCAACTGGTAAAATATGAGGGAGCGAAGAAAGCCCGAAGTCTCGGTGACCCCAAGCTGTTTCAGCCTTACTTCATCTGTCTGGAGGAAGACAATGAAAAAATGCAAACCTACATCAAATACGGCATCGGCTCTGACACTTCC GAAAAAGGACTGGTCTACATGGTCTACATTGATAAGAGTCCACCACTCGGCATTCGTTTCTACTCATTTGGCACCGGGGAAAATGACTTGGAGATCATGGACGCCCGAGTCATCGAGGGAGGAGCCACGGGAGAGATGGAATGTTCAGGGGGAACTGTCTTGGAGGATGGGATTTGTGTGGAGGACTGTCATCCCGAGTGTAACG GATGTATTCCAAGGTCCCCCGGATCGAGACTTGACACAGAATGCCGCTCGTGTAAGCATTTCTCCATCCCCAAGGGTGGCGGACTCATCCAGTGCGTCGCAGAATGCCCACCCGATACCATAGCAGCCGCCGATGGTGTGACATGCATATGCAAGGATTTCGTCGTCGTCAAAGACGATGGAAGTAACCAGTGCGTCTCAGCGTGCCCAGCCGATAAAAAAGTAGCCTCTGATGGCAAGACGTGTGGAT cTAAGTGGAGAGATGACTCTCGTTGTGGACCAAGCTTCCCAGCAAAAGGAGCCAACCCTGGCCAGTGTGACCCGGGAGGACCTAATCCCTGTTGTTCCAGTCAAGGCTATTGTGGGAGCACTGAGGCTCACTGCACCTGTGAAGGCTGTGAGGACTATCGATATC AATGGCTGGCACGGGATTCGTCATGGGTTGTGGACTCGAGTGGTACACCGTGGGTCAGCAACGGAGTGACACATGATGCAGCAAAAGCTTTGGATGGAGTCGCGGGGACATACTGGAACCCCGTCGGCACCGATCGGCACTCCGCTCGACACATCGTCCTTGACCTCAAAGAGCCCCACACCCTGACCCGCATCGCACTCAACAACTTTGGAAACACCGTCCATGACATTAAAGCCTTCAAGTTGCAAAAGTCGACGCTTTGGAGTCCATTCCACTGGGAGGACGTCGTGTCAGTTACTGACGTGAAGGTTGGGACGGACCGGCGTCAGGAGTTTGGTGGATTCAGGGCAACAGCGCGGTACTGGAGGTTGTTGATCACTCGGACCTCCGAAGGCTGGCAGCCAAGGCTCAGAGAACTGAACCTCTATGGAATCTCATCTCCATGGAATCCTAGTCCAG cTAAGTGGAGAGATGACTTTCGTTGTGGACCAAGCATCCCAACAGAAGGAGGCAACCCTGCCCAGTGTAACCCGAAAGGACCTACTCCCTGTTGTTCCAATGGCGGGTGGTGTGGGAGCACTGAGGCTCACTGCACCTGTGATGGCTGTAAGGACTATCGATACG AATGGCTGGCACGGGATTCGTCATGGGTTGTGGACTCGAGCGGTACACCGTGGGTCAGCAACGGAGTGACACATGATGCAGCAAAAGCTTTGGATGGAGTCGCGGGGACATACTGGAACCCCGTCGGCACCGATCGGCACTCCGCTCGACACATCGTCCTTGACCTCAAAGAGCCCCACACCCTGACCCGCATCGCACTCAACAACTATGGAAACACCGTCCATGACATTAAAGCCTTCAAGTTGCAAAAGTCGACGCTTTGGAGTCCATTCCACTGGGAGGATGTTGTGTCAGTTACTGACGTGGAGGTTGGGACGGACCGGCGTCAGGAGTTTGGTGGATTCAAGGCAACAGCGCGGTACTGGAGGTTGTTGATCACTGAGACCTCCGAAGGCTTTCAGCCAAGGCTCAGAGAACTGAACCTCTTAGGAGTCTTATCTCCACGGAATCCTAGTCCAG cTAAGTGGAGAGATGACCATCGTTGTGGACCAAGCCACCCAACAGAAGGAGGCAACCCCGCCCAGTGTAACCCGGGAGGACCTACTCCCTGTTGTTCCAATGGCGGGTGGTGTGGGAGCACTGCGGCTCACTGCACCTGTCATGGCTGTGTGAACTATGGATAA
- the LOC118413539 gene encoding uncharacterized protein LOC118413539 isoform X3 (The sequence of the model RefSeq protein was modified relative to this genomic sequence to represent the inferred CDS: added 79 bases not found in genome assembly) has protein sequence MMEGCGYIGVGFDGRGDYNSRSRRKTVVQRNCKNRATYHDEDVPDNMNVHGIFDTDVSSYVFESREAYRHSLQMKAGMSFSGFGFQGAVESAYGKSTSNEKQSFMSLIQCNVVRYEIFLDEISPDTLSLPFLRDFLSLPKHFIEGKAQLQKFILRYGTHFIKSATFGGSFKLFKTQEASQTESLEDFSIQAQASYNSLFFNAGGHAGFGMSSGSSSSSKTSSTHVTIEGGDQEVASIVADFYSTGFKDTFTEWLKSIPTFPKPIEMFMGTMSELLNLNYRLLFPFDIGDAASGCFSENLRTEEGTGRKYYEVAKLVNKTHGVETVNEKRYCDFTSAERFEEAMDRKRLALERAIVIYMEEGPVPTTDFHLKGGKPGCTTQALKLRGGAAGTTYPTWLELINGDTYRIIFDLPESINYDLQKNTEAFLVFARNRWNCHAPGADVHLYDSYVNGGSGDTNNKKVSCFGFVMTYVESTGTFSVTPQDQEASKQELKNLPRNYANKDVARAEYISPLEHSQAKGGAMASIVEAPCTVKWSNSYQIKPAEEGGRCLYFFAASAGDIFVVFSAIPRDKTTWYHVQISFQGVALYKGMQLVKYEGAKKARSLGDPKLFQPYFICLEEDNEKMQTYIKYGIGSDTSEKGLVYMVYIDKSPPLGIRFYSFGTGENDLEIMDARVIEGGATGEMECSGGTVLEDGICVEDCHPECNGCIPRSPGSRLDTECRSCKHFSIPKGGGLIQCVAECPPDTIAAADGVTCICKDFVVVKDDGSNQCVSACPADKKVASDGKTCGSKWRDDSRCGPSFPAKGANPGQCDPGGPNPCCSSQGYCGSTEAHCTCEGCEDYRYQWLARDSSWVVDSSGTPWVSNGVTHDAAKALDGVAGTYWNPVGTDRHSARHIVLDLKEPHTLTRIALNNFGNTVHDIKAFKLQKSTLWSPFHWEDVVSVTDVKVGTDRRQEFGGFRATARYWRLLITRTSEGWQPRLRELNLYGISSPWNPSPAKWRDDHRCGPSHPTEGGNPAQCNPGGPTPCCSNGGWCGSTAAHCTCHGCVNYG, from the exons TCGTACAGAGAAACTGTAAGAACAGAGCGAC GTATCACGATGAGGATGTCCCGGACAACATGAACGTTCACGGCATCTTTGACACGGACGTCTCCTCCTACGTCTTCGAGTCAAGAGAGGCTTATCGCCATTCCCTTCAGATGAAGGCCGGGATGTCATTTTCTGGATTCGGCTTCCAG GGGGCCGTTGAATCAGCATATGGGAAATCGACATCAAACGAGAAACAGTCCTTCATGTCTCTTATTCAGTGTAACGTAGTAAG GTATGAAATCTTCCTGGATGAAATCTCGCCGGATACCCTGAGTCTGCCCTTCCTGCGGGATTTCTTGTCTCTTCCAAAACATTTCATTGAGGGGAAGGCACAACTTC AAAAGTTCATCTTGCGCTATGGAACTCATTTCATTAAGTCAGCAACGTTTGGCGGTTCCTTCAAGCTGTTCAAGACTCAAGAGGCCTCACAGACTGAAAGTCTCGAGGATTTCTCCATTCAAGCCCAGGCCTCTTataattctctttttttcaacGCCGGTGGTCACGCTGGATTTGGGATGTCCAGTGGATCCTC GTCGTCTTCCAAGACTTCCAGCACCCACGTGACAATTGAAGGAGGCGACCAGGAAGTTGCATCCATCGTAGCTGACTTCTACTCAACCGGGTTCAAAGACACCTTTACCGAGTGGCTGAAGTCCATCCCCACCTTCCCCAAACCCATCGAGATGTTCATGGGCACCATGTCGGAGCTGTTAAACTTGAACTACAGGCTTCTGTTCCCTTTTGACATTGGTGATGCTGCAAGCGGTTGCTTCAGTGAAAA TCTCAGGACCGAGGAGGGCACAGGAAGGAAGTATTATGAGGTCGCCAAGCTAGTGAACAAGACCCATGGAGTTGAGACTGTAAATGAGAAACG GTACTGTGACTTTACGTCTGCAGAGAGGTTCGAAGAAGCAATGGATAGGAAACGCCTCGCATTGGAAAGAGCAATTGTTATTTACATGGAAGAG GGCCCTGTCCCCACCACGGATTTCCACCTGAAAGGGGGCAAACCTGGATGTACGACACAAGCATTGAAACTGAGGGGGGGTGCTGCTGGAACTACCTACCCCACCTGGCTGGAACTCATCAATGGAGACACGTACAGG ATCATCTTTGATCTTCCTGAAAGCATCAACTACGACCTTCAAAAGAACACTGAGGCCTTCCTGGTTTTTGCACGAAACAG ATGGAATTGTCACGCCCCTGGGGCCGACGTACACCTGTACGACAGCTATGTTAATGGTGGGAGTGGCGACACCAACAACAAGAAG GTGTCCTGCTTTGGCTTTGTGATGACATATGTGGAATCAACTGGAACGTTTTCTGTCACACCTCAAGATCAGGAAGCTTCCAAGCAG GAATTGAAGAATTTGCCTCGCAACTATGCCAACAAGGATGTTGCCAGAGCTGAATATATCAGCCCGTTAGAGCACTCACAAGCAAAAGG AGGTGCTATGGCCAGTATAGTTGAAGCGCCCTGCACTGTGAAGTGGTCCAACTCGTACCAAATCAAGCCCGCGGAGGAGGGAGGAAGGTGTCTGTACTTCTTTGCGGCATCCGCAGGCGACatttttgtcgtattttctgccATTCCGAGGGATAAGACAACCTGGTACCATGTCCAGATCAGTTTCCAAGGTGTTGCGCTCTACAAG GGAATGCAACTGGTAAAATATGAGGGAGCGAAGAAAGCCCGAAGTCTCGGTGACCCCAAGCTGTTTCAGCCTTACTTCATCTGTCTGGAGGAAGACAATGAAAAAATGCAAACCTACATCAAATACGGCATCGGCTCTGACACTTCC GAAAAAGGACTGGTCTACATGGTCTACATTGATAAGAGTCCACCACTCGGCATTCGTTTCTACTCATTTGGCACCGGGGAAAATGACTTGGAGATCATGGACGCCCGAGTCATCGAGGGAGGAGCCACGGGAGAGATGGAATGTTCAGGGGGAACTGTCTTGGAGGATGGGATTTGTGTGGAGGACTGTCATCCCGAGTGTAACG GATGTATTCCAAGGTCCCCCGGATCGAGACTTGACACAGAATGCCGCTCGTGTAAGCATTTCTCCATCCCCAAGGGTGGCGGACTCATCCAGTGCGTCGCAGAATGCCCACCCGATACCATAGCAGCCGCCGATGGTGTGACATGCATATGCAAGGATTTCGTCGTCGTCAAAGACGATGGAAGTAACCAGTGCGTCTCAGCGTGCCCAGCCGATAAAAAAGTAGCCTCTGATGGCAAGACGTGTGGAT cTAAGTGGAGAGATGACTCTCGTTGTGGACCAAGCTTCCCAGCAAAAGGAGCCAACCCTGGCCAGTGTGACCCGGGAGGACCTAATCCCTGTTGTTCCAGTCAAGGCTATTGTGGGAGCACTGAGGCTCACTGCACCTGTGAAGGCTGTGAGGACTATCGATATC AATGGCTGGCACGGGATTCGTCATGGGTTGTGGACTCGAGTGGTACACCGTGGGTCAGCAACGGAGTGACACATGATGCAGCAAAAGCTTTGGATGGAGTCGCGGGGACATACTGGAACCCCGTCGGCACCGATCGGCACTCCGCTCGACACATCGTCCTTGACCTCAAAGAGCCCCACACCCTGACCCGCATCGCACTCAACAACTTTGGAAACACCGTCCATGACATTAAAGCCTTCAAGTTGCAAAAGTCGACGCTTTGGAGTCCATTCCACTGGGAGGACGTCGTGTCAGTTACTGACGTGAAGGTTGGGACGGACCGGCGTCAGGAGTTTGGTGGATTCAGGGCAACAGCGCGGTACTGGAGGTTGTTGATCACTCGGACCTCCGAAGGCTGGCAGCCAAGGCTCAGAGAACTGAACCTCTATGGAATCTCATCTCCATGGAATCCTAGTCCAG cTAAGTGGAGAGATGACCATCGTTGTGGACCAAGCCACCCAACAGAAGGAGGCAACCCCGCCCAGTGTAACCCGGGAGGACCTACTCCCTGTTGTTCCAATGGCGGGTGGTGTGGGAGCACTGCGGCTCACTGCACCTGTCATGGCTGTGTGAACTATGGATAA
- the LOC118413539 gene encoding uncharacterized protein LOC118413539 isoform X2 (The sequence of the model RefSeq protein was modified relative to this genomic sequence to represent the inferred CDS: added 79 bases not found in genome assembly): MMEGCGYIGVGFDGRGDYNSRSRRKTVVQRNCKNRATYHDEDVPDNMNVHGIFDTDVSSYVFESREAYRHSLQMKAGMSFSGFGFQGAVESAYGKSTSNEKQSFMSLIQCNVVRYEIFLDEISPDTLSLPFLRDFLSLPKHFIEGKAQLQKFILRYGTHFIKSATFGGSFKLFKTQEASQTESLEDFSIQAQASYNSLFFNAGGHAGFGMSSGSSSSSKTSSTHVTIEGGDQEVASIVADFYSTGFKDTFTEWLKSIPTFPKPIEMFMGTMSELLNLNYRLLFPFDIGDAASGCFSENLRTEEGTGRKYYEVAKLVNKTHGVETVNEKRYCDFTSAERFEEAMDRKRLALERAIVIYMEEGPVPTTDFHLKGGKPGCTTQALKLRGGAAGTTYPTWLELINGDTYRIIFDLPESINYDLQKNTEAFLVFARNRWNCHAPGADVHLYDSYVNGGSGDTNNKKVSCFGFVMTYVESTGTFSVTPQDQEASKQELKNLPRNYANKDVARAEYISPLEHSQAKGGAMASIVEAPCTVKWSNSYQIKPAEEGGRCLYFFAASAGDIFVVFSAIPRDKTTWYHVQISFQGVALYKGMQLVKYEGAKKARSLGDPKLFQPYFICLEEDNEKMQTYIKYGIGSDTSEKGLVYMVYIDKSPPLGIRFYSFGTGENDLEIMDARVIEGGATGEMECSGGTVLEDGICVEDCHPECNGCIPRSPGSRLDTECRSCKHFSIPKGGGLIQCVAECPPDTIAAADGVTCICKDFVVVKDDGSNQCVSACPADKKVASDGKTCGSKWRDDSRCGPSFPAKGANPGQCDPGGPNPCCSSQGYCGSTEAHCTCEGCEDYRYQWLARDSSWVVDSSGTPWVSNGVTHDAAKALDGVAGTYWNPVGTDRHSARHIVLDLKEPHTLTRIALNNYGNTVHDIKAFKLQKSTLWSPFHWEDVVSVTDVEVGTDRRQEFGGFKATARYWRLLITETSEGFQPRLRELNLLGVLSPRNPSPAKWRDDHRCGPSHPTEGGNPAQCNPGGPTPCCSNGGWCGSTAAHCTCHGCVNYG; encoded by the exons TCGTACAGAGAAACTGTAAGAACAGAGCGAC GTATCACGATGAGGATGTCCCGGACAACATGAACGTTCACGGCATCTTTGACACGGACGTCTCCTCCTACGTCTTCGAGTCAAGAGAGGCTTATCGCCATTCCCTTCAGATGAAGGCCGGGATGTCATTTTCTGGATTCGGCTTCCAG GGGGCCGTTGAATCAGCATATGGGAAATCGACATCAAACGAGAAACAGTCCTTCATGTCTCTTATTCAGTGTAACGTAGTAAG GTATGAAATCTTCCTGGATGAAATCTCGCCGGATACCCTGAGTCTGCCCTTCCTGCGGGATTTCTTGTCTCTTCCAAAACATTTCATTGAGGGGAAGGCACAACTTC AAAAGTTCATCTTGCGCTATGGAACTCATTTCATTAAGTCAGCAACGTTTGGCGGTTCCTTCAAGCTGTTCAAGACTCAAGAGGCCTCACAGACTGAAAGTCTCGAGGATTTCTCCATTCAAGCCCAGGCCTCTTataattctctttttttcaacGCCGGTGGTCACGCTGGATTTGGGATGTCCAGTGGATCCTC GTCGTCTTCCAAGACTTCCAGCACCCACGTGACAATTGAAGGAGGCGACCAGGAAGTTGCATCCATCGTAGCTGACTTCTACTCAACCGGGTTCAAAGACACCTTTACCGAGTGGCTGAAGTCCATCCCCACCTTCCCCAAACCCATCGAGATGTTCATGGGCACCATGTCGGAGCTGTTAAACTTGAACTACAGGCTTCTGTTCCCTTTTGACATTGGTGATGCTGCAAGCGGTTGCTTCAGTGAAAA TCTCAGGACCGAGGAGGGCACAGGAAGGAAGTATTATGAGGTCGCCAAGCTAGTGAACAAGACCCATGGAGTTGAGACTGTAAATGAGAAACG GTACTGTGACTTTACGTCTGCAGAGAGGTTCGAAGAAGCAATGGATAGGAAACGCCTCGCATTGGAAAGAGCAATTGTTATTTACATGGAAGAG GGCCCTGTCCCCACCACGGATTTCCACCTGAAAGGGGGCAAACCTGGATGTACGACACAAGCATTGAAACTGAGGGGGGGTGCTGCTGGAACTACCTACCCCACCTGGCTGGAACTCATCAATGGAGACACGTACAGG ATCATCTTTGATCTTCCTGAAAGCATCAACTACGACCTTCAAAAGAACACTGAGGCCTTCCTGGTTTTTGCACGAAACAG ATGGAATTGTCACGCCCCTGGGGCCGACGTACACCTGTACGACAGCTATGTTAATGGTGGGAGTGGCGACACCAACAACAAGAAG GTGTCCTGCTTTGGCTTTGTGATGACATATGTGGAATCAACTGGAACGTTTTCTGTCACACCTCAAGATCAGGAAGCTTCCAAGCAG GAATTGAAGAATTTGCCTCGCAACTATGCCAACAAGGATGTTGCCAGAGCTGAATATATCAGCCCGTTAGAGCACTCACAAGCAAAAGG AGGTGCTATGGCCAGTATAGTTGAAGCGCCCTGCACTGTGAAGTGGTCCAACTCGTACCAAATCAAGCCCGCGGAGGAGGGAGGAAGGTGTCTGTACTTCTTTGCGGCATCCGCAGGCGACatttttgtcgtattttctgccATTCCGAGGGATAAGACAACCTGGTACCATGTCCAGATCAGTTTCCAAGGTGTTGCGCTCTACAAG GGAATGCAACTGGTAAAATATGAGGGAGCGAAGAAAGCCCGAAGTCTCGGTGACCCCAAGCTGTTTCAGCCTTACTTCATCTGTCTGGAGGAAGACAATGAAAAAATGCAAACCTACATCAAATACGGCATCGGCTCTGACACTTCC GAAAAAGGACTGGTCTACATGGTCTACATTGATAAGAGTCCACCACTCGGCATTCGTTTCTACTCATTTGGCACCGGGGAAAATGACTTGGAGATCATGGACGCCCGAGTCATCGAGGGAGGAGCCACGGGAGAGATGGAATGTTCAGGGGGAACTGTCTTGGAGGATGGGATTTGTGTGGAGGACTGTCATCCCGAGTGTAACG GATGTATTCCAAGGTCCCCCGGATCGAGACTTGACACAGAATGCCGCTCGTGTAAGCATTTCTCCATCCCCAAGGGTGGCGGACTCATCCAGTGCGTCGCAGAATGCCCACCCGATACCATAGCAGCCGCCGATGGTGTGACATGCATATGCAAGGATTTCGTCGTCGTCAAAGACGATGGAAGTAACCAGTGCGTCTCAGCGTGCCCAGCCGATAAAAAAGTAGCCTCTGATGGCAAGACGTGTGGAT cTAAGTGGAGAGATGACTCTCGTTGTGGACCAAGCTTCCCAGCAAAAGGAGCCAACCCTGGCCAGTGTGACCCGGGAGGACCTAATCCCTGTTGTTCCAGTCAAGGCTATTGTGGGAGCACTGAGGCTCACTGCACCTGTGAAGGCTGTGAGGACTATCGATATC AATGGCTGGCACGGGATTCGTCATGGGTTGTGGACTCGAGCGGTACACCGTGGGTCAGCAACGGAGTGACACATGATGCAGCAAAAGCTTTGGATGGAGTCGCGGGGACATACTGGAACCCCGTCGGCACCGATCGGCACTCCGCTCGACACATCGTCCTTGACCTCAAAGAGCCCCACACCCTGACCCGCATCGCACTCAACAACTATGGAAACACCGTCCATGACATTAAAGCCTTCAAGTTGCAAAAGTCGACGCTTTGGAGTCCATTCCACTGGGAGGATGTTGTGTCAGTTACTGACGTGGAGGTTGGGACGGACCGGCGTCAGGAGTTTGGTGGATTCAAGGCAACAGCGCGGTACTGGAGGTTGTTGATCACTGAGACCTCCGAAGGCTTTCAGCCAAGGCTCAGAGAACTGAACCTCTTAGGAGTCTTATCTCCACGGAATCCTAGTCCAG cTAAGTGGAGAGATGACCATCGTTGTGGACCAAGCCACCCAACAGAAGGAGGCAACCCCGCCCAGTGTAACCCGGGAGGACCTACTCCCTGTTGTTCCAATGGCGGGTGGTGTGGGAGCACTGCGGCTCACTGCACCTGTCATGGCTGTGTGAACTATGGATAA